One region of Streptomyces sp. CG4 genomic DNA includes:
- a CDS encoding phage tail protein, which yields MAEGDALSTHVFGVQLGGYMVESIQEISGFSVEEEVVEVKQVTSTGKQIIRKQPGARQAGEITITRGLDKSSEFTKWIKETLNNGAVDTARQNLTIEIKDTKGETVRRIQLMNGWASKWEGPSLKAGESSPATETVTIVFEEIVVE from the coding sequence ATGGCAGAGGGCGATGCTCTTTCCACCCACGTCTTCGGCGTGCAGCTCGGCGGGTACATGGTCGAGTCGATCCAGGAGATCAGCGGGTTCTCCGTCGAGGAGGAGGTCGTCGAGGTCAAGCAGGTCACGTCGACGGGCAAGCAGATCATCCGGAAGCAGCCCGGGGCACGGCAGGCCGGCGAGATCACGATCACCCGGGGACTCGACAAGAGCAGCGAATTCACCAAGTGGATCAAGGAGACGCTCAACAACGGTGCCGTCGACACCGCCCGGCAGAACCTGACGATCGAGATCAAGGACACCAAGGGCGAGACGGTCCGCCGTATCCAGCTGATGAACGGCTGGGCCTCCAAGTGGGAGGGCCCCTCCCTCAAGGCCGGCGAGTCCTCCCCGGCCACCGAGACCGTCACGATCGTGTTCGAGGAGATCGTCGTCGAATGA
- a CDS encoding phage tail sheath family protein, whose amino-acid sequence MPTYLTPGVYVEEVQSGARPIEGVGTAVAAFVGFAQSGPFHEPTLVTNWDQYTQLFGGFTEGTYLAHAVYGYFSNGGGAAYVVRIGGSADGAAPAAGGGRGAREVRAAEPVALGGFQVTAKPGTSGVSVEIADADGENPPEDRFKLLVRQGEQVVETYDVSTRKNVKGYVVTQLRASKLIEVTEQRDAGQTRPASQTVAVPDAPAAPAVPGSGTVSRLDPAEYVGDAAARTGFAGLEAIDEITMVAVPDLMGAHQRGDIDAEGVRTVQLAVISHCEQMGDRVAVLDSPPGLTAQQVRHWRNEEAGYDSRYATLYYPWVRVFDPAAGRNTTVPPSGHIAGVWARSDAERGVHKAPANEVIRGAVDLEVRLSKGEQDLLNPIGVNCVRAFPGRGIRIWGARTLSSDPAWRYLNVRRLFNYLEESILLGTQWVVFEPNDDRLWSSIRRNVTAFLTEEWRRGALFGRTAEEAFYVKCDRENNPQTSIDQGRVVCDIGVAPVKPAEFVVFRLAQFSDSTSLIDE is encoded by the coding sequence ATGCCGACGTACCTCACCCCGGGTGTGTACGTGGAGGAGGTGCAGTCCGGTGCCCGCCCGATCGAGGGGGTCGGCACCGCCGTCGCCGCGTTCGTCGGGTTCGCCCAGAGCGGGCCCTTCCACGAACCGACCCTGGTCACCAACTGGGACCAGTACACCCAGCTGTTCGGCGGCTTCACCGAGGGCACCTACCTCGCCCACGCCGTGTACGGCTACTTCTCCAACGGCGGCGGCGCGGCCTACGTGGTGCGCATCGGCGGCTCCGCGGACGGCGCCGCCCCGGCGGCCGGCGGGGGCCGGGGAGCCCGGGAGGTGCGGGCGGCCGAGCCGGTCGCGCTCGGCGGGTTCCAGGTCACGGCCAAGCCCGGCACCTCCGGGGTGTCGGTGGAGATCGCCGACGCGGACGGCGAGAACCCGCCCGAGGACCGCTTCAAACTGCTGGTCCGCCAGGGCGAGCAGGTCGTCGAGACGTACGACGTCTCCACCCGCAAGAACGTCAAGGGCTACGTCGTCACCCAGCTGCGCGCCTCGAAGCTGATCGAGGTCACCGAGCAGCGCGACGCCGGCCAGACCCGGCCCGCGAGCCAGACGGTGGCCGTGCCCGACGCGCCGGCCGCGCCCGCGGTCCCCGGCTCCGGCACGGTGTCCCGGCTCGACCCGGCCGAGTACGTCGGTGACGCCGCCGCCCGGACCGGCTTCGCCGGCCTGGAGGCCATCGACGAGATCACCATGGTCGCGGTCCCGGACCTGATGGGTGCCCACCAGCGCGGTGACATCGACGCCGAGGGCGTGCGCACCGTGCAGCTCGCGGTCATCTCGCACTGTGAGCAGATGGGCGACCGGGTCGCCGTCCTGGACTCACCGCCCGGGCTCACCGCCCAGCAGGTGCGGCACTGGCGCAACGAGGAGGCGGGGTACGACTCCCGGTACGCCACCCTCTACTACCCGTGGGTGCGGGTCTTCGACCCGGCGGCCGGCCGCAACACCACGGTCCCGCCGAGTGGTCACATCGCCGGTGTGTGGGCGCGCAGCGACGCCGAGCGCGGTGTGCACAAGGCGCCCGCCAACGAGGTGATCCGCGGCGCGGTGGACCTGGAGGTCCGGCTCAGCAAGGGCGAGCAGGATCTGCTGAACCCGATCGGCGTGAACTGCGTACGGGCCTTCCCCGGTCGCGGCATCCGGATCTGGGGCGCCCGCACGCTGTCCTCCGACCCGGCCTGGCGCTATCTGAACGTGCGCCGCCTCTTCAACTACCTTGAGGAATCCATCCTGTTGGGCACCCAGTGGGTGGTCTTCGAGCCGAACGACGACCGGCTGTGGTCGAGCATCCGGCGCAACGTCACCGCGTTCCTCACCGAGGAATGGCGCCGGGGTGCGCTCTTCGGCCGTACCGCCGAGGAAGCGTTCTACGTCAAGTGCGACCGCGAAAACAACCCGCAGACCTCGATCGACCAGGGCCGGGTCGTCTGCGACATCGGCGTCGCCCCGGTGAAGCCCGCCGAGTTCGTGGTGTTCCGGCTGGCCCAGTTCTCCGACAGCACCAGCCTCATCGACGAGTGA
- a CDS encoding AAA family ATPase: MTYTADVGTAVGTDPLWARLRLVEERVRHAVAARRAVDPDPDDPYRGQYLSPEAVQRILNEPGGLGVPGYEPLPPPPESVLGALAARFGLSPLDTDLLLIALAPDLDARFERLYGYLNDDLTRRRPTVALALELCGLASASAARFRLAPGAPLVAGGLVEVTEPERPPLSRVLAVPDRVTAHLLGGTGPDARLAGVLGEPAPDPTAEADEVHRAARAARSGTGLVHLLDRGGDAPGLAVAALHAAGRRALVLDAAALAPRSGDVPALARVTALEARLTDAGVVLGPLESLPAAPPERARATSELCAALRGIPLFTHGKDGWDPAWAADTPVVLPVTPPSPERQAARWRHALALADAEGSLIGEADNRGTGDADGSVPGGDDGSVPGDEGGSAHGDDHGSVPSDDGGSAQGDDHGSVPGDGRVTGAVGGFLTGVAGESVQGDTGAHALARAVAAHRLDGAQLRRAAHAAVRSAALAGRPVSPDDLRAAVRAQNGAGLARLARRVEPAVGWDALVLPAPTHRRLRELAVRARHREQVLGQWRMRPGGGRGRGVIALFAGESGTGKTMSAEVVAADLGMDLYVVDLSTVVDKYVGETEKNLERIFTEASAVNAVLLFDEADAIFGKRSEVKDAHDRHANIESAYLLQRMESFDGIAVLTTNLRANLDEAFTRRLDVVAEFPMPDAAQRLALWERCLGDRLPRAEDLDLGFCADRFELAGGSIRACAVTAAYLAAESGQPLTMRQLVTSVVQEYRKLGRLVLESEFGPYLADVLSS; this comes from the coding sequence GTGACGTACACCGCCGATGTCGGCACGGCGGTCGGCACGGATCCGCTGTGGGCGCGGCTGCGGCTGGTCGAGGAGCGGGTCCGGCACGCGGTGGCGGCCCGCCGCGCCGTCGATCCCGACCCCGACGACCCCTACCGCGGGCAGTACCTCTCCCCCGAGGCCGTGCAGCGGATCCTGAACGAGCCGGGCGGGCTCGGCGTACCCGGATACGAGCCGCTGCCCCCGCCGCCCGAGTCCGTACTCGGCGCGCTCGCCGCGCGGTTCGGCCTGTCCCCGCTGGACACCGATCTGCTGCTGATTGCGCTGGCACCGGATCTGGACGCCCGCTTCGAGCGGCTCTACGGCTATCTCAACGACGATCTGACCCGCCGTCGGCCCACGGTCGCGCTGGCGCTGGAGCTGTGCGGGCTCGCCTCGGCGTCGGCCGCCCGGTTCCGTCTCGCGCCGGGCGCACCGCTGGTCGCGGGCGGACTGGTGGAGGTCACCGAGCCCGAGCGTCCGCCGCTGTCGCGGGTGCTCGCGGTGCCGGACCGGGTGACCGCCCATCTGCTGGGCGGCACCGGCCCCGACGCCCGGCTCGCCGGAGTGCTCGGCGAGCCCGCGCCCGACCCGACCGCCGAGGCGGACGAGGTGCACCGGGCGGCCCGCGCCGCCCGCTCCGGAACGGGGCTGGTGCATCTGCTCGACCGGGGCGGGGACGCGCCGGGTCTCGCCGTGGCCGCCCTGCACGCGGCGGGGCGGCGCGCGCTGGTCCTCGATGCGGCGGCACTCGCTCCACGTTCCGGCGATGTGCCCGCACTCGCCCGGGTCACGGCGCTGGAGGCCCGCCTCACCGATGCCGGTGTCGTCCTGGGCCCCCTGGAGTCCCTGCCCGCCGCACCACCCGAACGGGCCCGTGCCACCAGCGAGTTGTGTGCGGCACTGCGCGGCATCCCGCTGTTCACCCACGGCAAGGACGGCTGGGACCCGGCGTGGGCGGCCGACACACCGGTCGTCCTGCCGGTGACCCCGCCCTCTCCGGAGCGGCAGGCGGCGCGCTGGCGGCATGCCTTGGCCTTGGCGGACGCCGAGGGTTCGCTGATCGGTGAGGCTGACAACCGGGGGACGGGTGACGCCGACGGCTCCGTGCCGGGCGGCGACGACGGCTCCGTGCCGGGCGACGAGGGTGGCTCCGCGCATGGCGACGACCATGGCTCCGTGCCCAGCGACGACGGTGGCTCCGCACAGGGCGACGACCATGGCTCCGTGCCAGGCGACGGCCGTGTGACGGGCGCGGTTGGTGGCTTCTTGACCGGCGTCGCCGGTGAATCCGTGCAGGGCGACACCGGCGCCCACGCCCTCGCCCGGGCCGTCGCCGCGCACCGTCTCGACGGTGCGCAGCTGCGGCGCGCCGCGCACGCGGCGGTGCGCTCCGCCGCGCTCGCGGGCCGCCCGGTCTCCCCCGACGATCTGCGGGCCGCCGTACGCGCGCAGAACGGCGCGGGGCTGGCGCGGCTGGCCCGCCGGGTGGAGCCGGCGGTCGGTTGGGACGCCCTGGTGCTGCCCGCGCCGACCCATCGCAGGCTGCGCGAACTCGCCGTGCGGGCACGCCATCGCGAGCAGGTGCTCGGACAGTGGCGGATGCGGCCGGGCGGCGGCCGGGGACGCGGGGTGATCGCGCTGTTCGCGGGCGAGTCGGGCACCGGCAAGACCATGTCCGCCGAGGTGGTCGCCGCCGACCTCGGCATGGACCTGTATGTGGTCGACCTGTCCACGGTCGTGGACAAGTACGTCGGCGAGACCGAGAAGAACCTGGAGCGGATCTTCACCGAGGCGTCCGCGGTCAACGCGGTGCTGCTCTTCGACGAGGCCGACGCGATCTTCGGGAAGCGCTCGGAGGTCAAGGACGCGCACGACCGGCACGCCAACATCGAGTCGGCGTATCTGCTGCAGCGTATGGAGTCCTTCGACGGGATCGCCGTGCTGACCACGAATCTGCGAGCCAACCTGGACGAGGCGTTCACCCGCCGGCTCGATGTGGTGGCGGAGTTCCCCATGCCCGACGCGGCCCAGCGGCTCGCCCTGTGGGAGCGGTGCCTGGGCGACCGGCTGCCACGCGCCGAGGACCTGGACCTCGGCTTCTGCGCCGACCGCTTCGAGCTGGCCGGCGGCTCCATCCGGGCCTGCGCCGTCACCGCCGCCTATCTCGCGGCGGAGTCCGGACAGCCGCTCACCATGCGGCAGTTGGTGACGTCGGTGGTGCAGGAGTACCGCAAGCTCGGCCGGCTGGTCCTGGAGAGCGAGTTCGGGCCGTATCTGGCGGACGTCCTCAGCTCCTGA
- a CDS encoding DUF4255 domain-containing protein: MIHEVDEALRGLLAESGLEASGVEIVLDAPTREWAARRNAPTVCVFLYDIREDPTRRGSGAGEVYDADGYVMARRTPPRWFELTYLVTAWASRPQDEHRLLSQVLATLVAVDALPERLLTGSLADLGLTVPLDTAGTGGPDGPAASDVWSALGGELKASLGVRVCAPLAGVNKAAAPPVTEGLVVRATDHRQDPDAADRRQDADPVPGRRLRYEGVSDPGPDGFAGPRERRPAPARRRRGGRQP; the protein is encoded by the coding sequence GTGATCCACGAGGTCGACGAGGCACTGCGGGGACTGCTCGCCGAGTCCGGGCTGGAGGCGTCCGGAGTCGAGATCGTCCTCGACGCGCCGACCCGCGAGTGGGCCGCGCGCCGCAACGCCCCCACCGTCTGTGTGTTCCTGTACGACATCCGGGAGGACCCGACCCGGCGCGGCAGCGGCGCCGGGGAGGTGTACGACGCGGACGGGTACGTGATGGCACGGCGCACCCCACCCCGCTGGTTCGAGCTGACATACCTGGTCACGGCGTGGGCCAGCCGTCCGCAGGACGAGCACCGGCTGCTGTCTCAGGTGCTGGCCACGCTGGTGGCCGTCGACGCGCTGCCGGAGCGGCTGCTCACCGGCTCGCTGGCCGATTTGGGTCTGACCGTCCCGCTGGACACCGCCGGGACGGGCGGACCCGACGGACCGGCCGCCTCGGACGTGTGGTCGGCGCTGGGCGGCGAGTTGAAGGCGTCGCTCGGCGTACGGGTGTGCGCGCCGCTCGCCGGCGTGAACAAGGCGGCCGCGCCGCCCGTCACCGAGGGGCTCGTGGTGCGTGCCACGGATCACCGGCAGGACCCGGACGCGGCGGATCGACGGCAGGACGCGGATCCGGTGCCGGGGCGCCGGCTGCGGTACGAGGGCGTGAGCGATCCGGGGCCGGACGGTTTCGCGGGTCCGCGCGAGCGGCGCCCGGCGCCGGCCCGCCGCCGCAGAGGGGGCCGCCAGCCGTGA